One part of the Quercus lobata isolate SW786 chromosome 7, ValleyOak3.0 Primary Assembly, whole genome shotgun sequence genome encodes these proteins:
- the LOC115953150 gene encoding uncharacterized protein LOC115953150, with the protein MAMSKVEKEEEETERLVMGTTKVVYYLEPLMSKELLCKFPDKSLAFDFDYTQSSIWSPLVPRAYSAMDLDSDFEDLDFMTPTNRKISFGGGGAMVLSNKTNLKKVTYNIKKKLNINLNLNVLKMKHMHKNKTKASEFSPTPLKPTFTCFPHTTRAWTKALKAASKHFKKKKKKDPTAHFNNLRDGNISR; encoded by the exons ATGGCTATGTCCaaagtagaaaaagaagaagaagagacagAGAGGCTTGTTATGGGCACTACAAAAGTGGTGTACTACTTAGAACCATTGATGTCAAAAGAGCTTCTCTGCAAATTCCCTGACAAGTCATTGGCTTTCGACTTTGACTACACGCAGAGCTCAATATGGTCCCCTTTGGTCCCTCGGGCTTACAGTGCCATGGACTTGGATTCtgattttgaagatttggaTTTCATGACACCTACAAATAGAAAGATCTcatttggtggtggtggtgctatGGTGTTGAGCAACAAAACCAATTTGAAGAAAGTCACTTACAACATCAAGAAGAAGCTCAACATCAATCTTAATCTCAATGTTTTGAAGATGAAGCACATGCACAAGAACAAAACCAAGGCATCTGAGTTCTCCCCAACTCCTCTAAAGCCCACTTTTACTTGTTTCCCACACACCACAAGG GCTTGGACTAAGGCGTTGAAAGCTGCCTCTAAACatttcaagaaaaagaagaagaaagatccCACGGCCCATTTCAACAATTTGAGAGATGGGAATATTTCAAGATGA